The Pongo abelii isolate AG06213 chromosome 19, NHGRI_mPonAbe1-v2.0_pri, whole genome shotgun sequence genome includes the window gaggcggagcttgcagtgagccgagatcacgccactgccctccagcctgggtgacagagcgagactctgtctcaaaaacaaaaaaaaagattgagccCTCAGAAACACAGGTGCAGTGAAACCATTAAATGGAGGCCAGTAGCATGTGAACCACACAGGCAGGGCCGGTCTCCCTGGAGAGGTGGGAGGAAGACATGACTGAGAGAGAGCACAGGGgaccctgggagggagaggccACCTGTTCAGGGCAtcacgtgtgtgtgcacacacgcaGAGGCACATGCCAATGTGAGCACATGCATTTGGGCatacacacagggacacacacaggcacacacgggCATAGAAACACATGAGCATTCACACggggacacaggcacacacaggtgTAGACACACACATCAGCATGCACACGgggacacacacaggcacacacaggtgTAGACACACATCAGCATGCACATGGGGACACACACACATGGGTGTAGACACACATGAGCATGCACATGgggacacacacaggcacacacaggtgTAGACACACATCAGCATGCACAtgggcacacaggcacacacaggtgTAGATACACATCAGCATGCACATGgggacacacacaggcacacacgggTGTAGACACACATGAGCATTCACAcgggcacacaggcacacacgggTGTAGACACACATGAGCATTCACACggggacacaggcacacacgGGTGTAGACACACATCAGCATGCACACggggacacaggcacacacgGGTGTAGACACACATGCGCATGCACACggggacacaggcacacacgGGTGTAGACACACATCAGCATGCACACggggacacaggcacacacacacacacgggcatgCACACGTGAGCACACATGGCAATGCATGGACTAGGCAgccacacaaatgcacacatgaaaCACATGTGAGCATGCAGGCCTGAGCATGGGGGTGCACACGCTGCAGCTGACAGGCTCACAGACATgcgtgtatacacatatgtatccaCACCCCCCACAGGCATGCACAAGTGAATATGTGTGTAGACACACAGTCGCACACGGACACACATGCTCTGGTCTATGGTGGCGAAGAGGACCCTGGAAATCAGCAGCTTCGGCCTTGATGTTGCTCTCTGTGAGGATCCCTGCTAGGAGTCAGGGTTGGCCAGGACCCTGTCCCTGGGCTCAAGTCCTCCTGCAGGAGAGCCACCCTCAGAAGGGGACAGACCCTGATGCTCCCTGAAGCTGGGCCATGAGGCTGAGCTTGGAGGAGAGCAGGTGAAGGCGGCCGACGTGGTTACAGGTCTTGGGTGGCTGCTGGCCTTCCTGGCTGAGCCAGGTTTGCACCTGGTGCTCGGAGCTGGGCCTGAGTCTGGAGCCCTGGGAAGTAACCATAGGTGGGGGCGGGGGAAAGGCTCCCTCTCCAGGAGGAAAGCCAAGGGCTCCCTAAGGCCATATTGTTTTTGCTGGACAATGAGGGGGTCAAAAAGACCTAAGAACCCCCAGCTCCCATCTTCCACGGGACAGCTGGCCGGTCCTTCCAGCTCTCAGGATGGTCCCATGTGGCGAAGCACCAGCAGGGGCCACTGTCCCTAAGACGACCGGATGGGGGTGGGCCCTCCTGTTTGCATCTGGCCTTCTGAGCCTCTGTAGTCCCTACAGGGAGGAGGATGTGGGGCTCAGGCTTTCCCGGGAGCCCAAGGCCAGGAGGTATGATCAACTCTGGGGTGTCTGTGGGCTCTGTGCTAGGCCCTTCCTGCCATAagcagccccccacccccgccccgtgGAGGAGCATTTGAGCTCACGGATGCTACAGAGAAAGTTTCCTGCAGGGTCTCCTCTGAGGGCCGTGGAAAGCCATGTGTAGACACTCAGCCTGCCCCAGAGCCTTTGGTGCCCCAGAAGTAGAGGCAGGAGCCCTCCCCACCACCTCCATGTGCCCTGTGCCCGGGCGCCCAAGCCTGTGGCTCCCCCAGCATGGGCTGGGCAGGTCCTTCATTGCTCAGACCCCAGGCTTCGGGACGTCGCATGTTTTGCGGTCTGCGCAGCGAGGACGTGCTGGGTGGGAAAATGAACTCCAAGCCACGGCCTTCCTGGCCATTCTGTTGTCACCTGTCCTTTCCTTCACCTGCCGTGAAAGTGCAATCTTGCCtcgccgcaacctccacctcccgggttcaagtgattctcgtgcctcagcctcctgagtagctgggattacagatgccccgctaatttttgtatttttagtagagacagggtttcaccatgcctagccaggctggtctcaaactcttgacctaaGATGATaggcccacctcggcttcccaaagtgctgggattacaggcatgaaccactgcagccagccagttcttctttttttttttttttgacagagtctcgctctgtcgcccaggctggagggcagtgacatgatcttggctcactgcaagctccacctcccgggttcatgccattctcctgcctccacctcctgagtagctgggactacaggcgtctgccaccatgcccagctaattttttgtatttttagtagagatggggtttcaccatgttagccaggatggtctcgatctcctgacctcgtgatccgcccgccgtggcctcccaaagtgctgggattataggcgtgagccaccacgcccggccaaaccCGGccagttcttctttaaatgtttggtagaatgtaCCAGTGAAACCATCAGGCTGAGGACTTTTCCTTGTCAGGAGTTTTTTGATTACtgacaaggctggagtgcagtggcaccatcacagctcactgtaccctcaacttcctgggctcaagccatcctcctgcctcagcctcccgagtagctaggattacacgtgtgcaccactgtgcccaattatcaattttttttgtaaagatagggtcttgctaaaTTGCCCAGgttgggttcaggtgatcctgaATCTctgccttgcaaagtgctgggattataagcatgaaccaCATGCctagcctcttttttctttcaattattattttattatttttttaaatttttgtgggtacatgggaggtatatatatttatgggctacCTGAGATGTTTTAATACAGGCGTGCAGTGTGACAGACACACATCACGGACTATGGGGTGTCcaccccctcaagcatttatactcattttagtatttttttaaaaaatttttattgtttattttttttttgagacggagtctcgctccgtggcccaggctggagtgcaatggtgcgatctcggctccctgcaagctccgcctgccgggttcacgccattctcgtgcctcagtcttctgagtagctgggactacaggtgcctgccaccacgcccagctaatttgtatttttagtagagacggggtttcaccgtgttagccaggatggtctcgatctcctgacctcgtgatccgcccgcctcggcctcccaaagtgctgggattacaggcgtgagccaccgtgcccagcctattctaGTGTTATTTTTAAGCTGCTCCACACAGAGCAGGGCTATGCCACAGGCAGCGTAGCTCAGAGTagccttcttttttaatgtaaggtTTGCAACTGTAAATATCTCCCTTAGCAAAATGGTATCTCCTAAGttttaagttgtttttatttgtctCCAGGTATTTTGTGATATCTTCCTTGACCCACCGGCTAAGAGTGCGTTGTTACATTTCCACAAATTTGTGACTTTTCCAGATTTCCTTCTGCTGTGGGCTCAGAGATGAAACTttgtataatacattttattctgtttaagagatgggggtctccctatgttgcccaggctggtcttaaattcctgggctcaagtgatcctcccgcctcggcctcccaaagtgctgggactataggcttgtgCCACTGTGACACGGCTTAGAATCTATCTTTTAAAACACACTGAGACTTGATTTGTGGTCTAACATCTGGCCTCTCCTGGACAAAGTTCTCGTGCGCTCGAGGAGAGCATGTGTTCTCTTGCTGTCGGGAGGCGCTCTCTGGACATGTTGGAGCTGGTGGTTTCCTGCGTTGTTCGAAGCTCCTAGGGCTGAAGGGAGGTGTCCACTGAGTGTGGACACTGTCTCATCAGGTGCCGTGACACGCTCCACGTGACCTGTGCCTGTTACCACGTCGCTGCCTTGCGGGCCTAACAGCACCTGCCTATGGGACCTTGGCTGGTTTCTTCTCACCAGGCCGGCCCCCTGGAGCCCCCCTGCCTCCTCCAAGCCCCGTTTCCTCCAGAGGGGTGGCCGGCCCTGGTTCTCTCCTCACCCCCGTCCATGCTGTCTCTCTGTAGCTGGAGCCAACTGGGTTCAGCAGGGACTTGGGCCTGGAACGGCCAGAGGCTCTTCCCAGAACATCGAGCCTGGGACTGGCCCTGCCCGGGAATGGTTATTTGAATCAAAGTGGAAAACTGCTGATTTGAAACGTTTATAAACATAACCCAACAATACAAAAGGGAGCAGCGTAACTGGTGACTTAGGAGAAAAGCCTCAGGACCTCGTGGACCTGAACTTAGGCCAAAAGAAATAGGGAGGATAAACCAGACAGGGTGACCTCCCGGACCGGGCACTGTGCAACCTCAGAGTGTGGCTTAAACACGAATGACCATCTCCTTTCTGTTAGACAGCAATAACATGCTTTAGGTTTAAGACCAGTGTTGGTAGAGTTGAGGTAAAACAGATACATTATTTTCTCAGAGGAGCTGCAAGCTGGACTCTTCCGGAAAGCGCGTGTCCACCAAGATTTGCTAGAGCCTCATGCCCTGGAAACAACCCACTGGGGATACTTTGTCCCTAGACACCCTTTCTAGTGGCGTGAAGGCATTCTAGTCCACGTTCCCCACACTCCAAGGATGCCGGGCCCGTGTGGCGCAGGCTTGGGAGGGAGGTCCACATGAGGTCAGAGGAAGGCGCAACACCCAGACCGTGCATCCAGGAGAGCCAGCATGAGGCCCCGAGGCCACGCGGGCAGACGCCCACTGCAGACGCAGGGGACGCAGGGGACGCCTTCTCTTGGGGCGTCAACAATTCtgcagcaattttcaagaattcaCTTTTCTCTCGTTTCTGTCGAAATGCAGGTTTCAGACTTGCTGAAATTCACCCAACACTTGTTCTGAGCCCAAGAATTCCTCTCCCAGCCCAGAGCCTGCAGTGGATAAAGCCAGGGGCCTGGGCTGTTGGCTGAGGACACAGTCATGATTAACCTCAAGTCTCCTTGGGGTGCCTTCTACTCCAGGCTGAGCACAAATGAGACAGAAACCAGCGAACTCCACGCGGGTTATGTGGGTGCCTCCTCTCTGCTCTCCACACACCCATGCACAagtgcacacacccacacacgcaGACACTGCCACGCACACACCCACTGATGCACACAGACGCACACAGGGTGGATGCTCACCTATATGCACGTAGACACCCGCTCTCATGTGTCCACTCAGCCTCGTGTACACGCCCATGCACACCCACCCTCATACACACCCACGTGCACCTGGCTCCACACAACACACGGGAGGAGGCAAGCACGATGCTCAGGAAGGCGGCCTCTCAGGGCAGCGTCCGGTGTCCGTCCCTCCCGGCAGGACCCTCGCACGCCACCTCTGCTGGAGATTTTGGCTTCCAAAGAAGAGTCTGGTGGGTTCAAGGCTGGGTGGGCAGGACGGCAAGGATACAGCCCTGCCTGGGACAGAGCCTTCCTGGGGTAGAAGGGGGACATGGCAGGGACCCGAGGAGAGCTGGGCTGGTGGGTGACTAAGACAGGAGCCATGTGGAGTAAGGACAGAGACTTTACTCGTGCTCGGCAACAGCAAagcaggaggcagaggggagATGACGGCCCCTGTCCCATTTCCCTCCATGGAAGGCACCAGGCAGGGAGGTGGGATGGGCAGGTCAGCGGAACAAAGACTCCTGTTGTTTACGGGCCCAGGCACGGTGGGGCAGGAGCACGACCCAGAAAGTAGTCCCGAGCCACAAGTCAGAGCGGAGAAAACATCTCTGTGGTCCCAGTCAAGAGGCCTCCGAATGAAGCGCCCGGACTGGGAGCAAAGCTCTGGCCGAGAGCATGACCTTCCCGAGCCTGAGTCCCACTGTGGTGCCCGGCCATGCACCCGGCCTGCGGCAGAGAGGGCGGCGTCCCCCACAAAGCCTGCCAGGCTGAGCCCTTGCAATGGCCGTGGCTGGGCCAGGACCTTGGCTTGGAGCCTGCTCTTCGGCACCTAATCAGCCTAGCACCCGCCTTCAGCAACAGGTAATGGAGCCTGGATGGCAGCTCCCTCCCAGGTGCTCAAGTGCTGGGGTAGAAGCCTGTTCCCATGGGATCAACTCTGCGGCTGGGTCGGGGGGAGGGGCACTGCGGCCCTGGCCATCAGCCTAGCTGTCTTCGTTCTCCCAAAACACCCATCACCGCAGCccaccaggggctgggaggggggGGCTGCAGGTTAGCCAGAGGGTCTGCCAGGTGCCTGCATCTCACTGGTGTAGCCATGGCATCTGAGGGAGCCCACCGAGGCCATAGGGGGCTCTGGCTCCCCGCGCCTGGGACAGAGCCAGGCAGCCCTGGGTCAGGGGTGGTTGGTGTCACCGAGAGGTCGGGGCGCCCTGCTTCTGCCTGGGACACCAGTCCGTGTCTGGGTAGAGAAGGCAGTGGATAGACTTAAACCTGGGGAAGGAAAAAGTGGGGGTCAGGGCTGTGGGTGGAGGGAGAAGTGGGGGTCAGGGCTGTGGGTAGAGGGAGAAGTGGGGATCAGGGCTGTGGGTAGAGGGAGAAGTGGGGGTCAGGGCTGTGGGTGGAGGGAGAAGTGGGGGTCAGGGCTGTGGGAGGAGGGAGCACTGGGGATCAGGGCTGTGGGTGGAGGGAGAAGTGGGGGTCAGGGCTGTGGGTGGAGGGACCAGTGGGGGTCAGGGCTGTGGGTGGAGGGAGAAGTGGGGGTCAGAGCTGTGAGTAGAGGGAGAAGTGGGGGTCAGGGCTGTGGGTGGAAGGAGCAGTGGGGGTCAGGGCTGTGGGTGGAGGGAGAAGTGGGGGTCAGAGCTGTGAGTAGAGGGAGAAGTGGGGGTCAGGGCTGTGGGTGGGCGTGCTGATGCCAGAGCCCCTGTGGGGCTTAGGGCCTACCCATGCCACTACCCACTCACCGTGTGGGGTCCTGATGCAGGCTGAAGCCTCCAGCCACGTTCACTACGTTATGTGGGTTCTCAGGACCCCCATAGCTCAAGGTAACCTGGGAGAGAACGGTGTGGGCAGAGTGTGTGGCCTGGTCTGGTCTCGGGCCACGCCTCCCCCTGGCCAGGAGCCCTGCTAGAGCCCCCTTGCCCACCCCCTTCTCCCCAAGTCCTTGGGGAGGCCAAGCTTGGGAACAGCATTGAAGCGTGGCATGAGCTGAGCAGGGGGACACCTCAGGtggagcctgggggacagaaagtAGGGATCTGAAACCTCCAGAGCAAAGctgaccctcattccctcccTGCTCCATGTGATGGGACCTGCTCCGACTCACCATCACCATACAGACCACACCCACTGCCCAGCTGGCATGGGGCCTCCCTGGCCCGAGAACTGTGCTTCTCCCCTCGTTCCTCTGCCCCAGACACCATACCCCATCTGTACCTGAGGACCCTGTGTCCAGCAGGCCAAGGGGCCTGTCCAGGGTCCACCCCCAGCCACATGCAAATCCCACCTGCCTGCTCAGCCGGACATCGGGCCGGGGCAGTGGGGCCCCTGGGGTAGTCAGGGTGGGGCAAAGCCCATGTGGCAGAGGCACCCGGAGTGGCGCCTGTACCTGCTGGAGCAGGGTGTCCGGCGGCAGCCTCTGCAGGTTCTCCAGGTGAGAGTGGAAGAGGGCGCTGTGCAGCAGGCGGGCGCCCAGGAGTCCCTCCACGATGTAGCCCACTGTGCAGTCATCCGGCAGCCGCACCTGCTCAGCTGTGCTCATgaagctgcccaggctggggggaGGCCGGTCAGCACctttcatgtctcagcctccgcctcccagcccAGGCAGCTGGACCCCCACTCACCTGGCCCATGGGCTCATCTTGAGAGCAAGGCCTCTGCTGAGGCAGAAACCGGCCCCACCAGTAGCAAACCAGAACTTCACCGTAGTCACCTGAAGATGGGGTGCCAGTCAGAGCTGCCCGGGACAAGGCTTCTCAGCCCTGACTCTTCATGGGATTCCCCAGGCATCTTTATTAAGCTGCCCCTTAGGAGATCCCACCCAGGTAACAGAAGCTTCCTGGGGCAAGAAGGGCCAGGGGTTTCTGCAGGCCATTGACCCGTGGCCTCCAGACCCTCCTCACCTGGCCCAGACACCCCCTCTCTGCCCAGTAAGGTGAGGGCCTCCTGGCCTGCTCCTGAAACACCACATGCAAACCACCTGGGTAGATCAGCTTGGGCTCCCAACCCTATGCCCTTCTCAAGACAGCTTTCCATGCTCTCTGCTGTGCCTCCCGGGCTGGTGTGAAGGAAGGAGTCTGCTCCGACACTCACAGTTCTGCCACCCTGGACCCTCTCGGTGGCCTCGATGGGGTGGTCCAGGCTGGGCCGCCCCAGGTAGACGTCCTGGCTGGGTGAGAAGCTGGAGAGCAGATGCAGGAGGCTCCTGGGGTTCACATAATTGTCATCATCCACGTGGCAGAACCACCTGTGGGCGAGGGGAGTCCTGGGCACGAGGGCCTGGCACGGCTGGACAGGAGGCCCCCACCCAGCTTGGCTCTGGGCTCTCTGCGGGTCGGGTCAGCGCCGCGTACTTGCGCCCGGACTCAATGAACTTGTCGTACTCCACGGACATCTTGCAGCAGAGGGCCTGACGGGTGCGCACCGCCGAGCAGTTGGTGTTGATGACACGGCCACCTGCGAGTCAGAGACACGGGAAGCACCCACGTAGAGGCTGGCACTGGGGTTGGGGTAAGGCCTGTGCCCCACCTGCCCCCAAAGGCCAGGGCACAACGTGGCTGTCTGACATGCCTGGACACCTTGCCTGGGTCCAACCACAGCCCTAGCCCTCACGGGCTGACCCTGCTGGTGCCCCCGAGACTGAAGCAGGCGGCCATCAGTTGGGATCTCTTGAGTGGAAACAGGACGGAGGCAGCTCGCCCTGACCTGGCCTGGAAGGGCGGATTCCCTACTGGCGCTTCTTCAGGGGACGTGGCACTAGCCCCACGCCCCGGGAAGCGGCCACTGTGAGAGGCTGGTGGGGAGCAGAGCTTGGTTGGCAGGGTGGGCCCTCCGCAGGCCGCGTGACCTGGGCAGCGTCGGGGCCTCCCCGGGCCTCGGGAGCCTGGGCAGAGAAGGGCACCCACAGCAGCGAAGGGGCCGTGGCTTCGGAGCGAGGAGGGCTCGGGGGGGCAGGTCCCACGGGAGCCGGGGCGGGGGGACACTCACCGCCCTGGAGCTCGAGCTCAGGGTCGTCCCCGTCGGTGAAGATAAACGTCTGGGGGATAAACAATCTATGAGGCTTCGGGGGCGCTGCCCAGGCCGGGGACCGACCCGCCTCGCGCGGAGCCTCCGGGGGCCTGGGCCGGGCCTAGACCCTGGGAGGCGGGGCGGGTGGGCGTGGGGCTCGCCGTCGGGGTCGGGGTCCGGCGCACCTGCCGGCGGGCCCGGGAGATCCAGGTGCGCAGCAACAGCCGCAGGCGCGGCCCGTGGTTCTTCCGGGTGGTCTTGACCGCGATGAAGACGTCGTCGGGCCGCAGGCTGGGGGCGGCAGGCCGGGATGGGGGCGCgcgcggggccggggcgggggtCCGGGCCGGGGCGGGCGCGCGGGGCAGCGGCAGCGGCAGTAATAGCAGCGCGGCCAGGGCCGCGGCCAGCGCGAGGCAGGCCCGGCACAGCGCCCCACGCGCGCGGCTCATGCGGCCGCCGGGACCCCCGGCGCCGGGAGCGGAGAACCTGGCCAGAGCCGTGGGTGGGCGGCGGCCCCTTTAAGAATGCagcggccccgccccgccccgcgccccGGAAGCGACGGCTCCGCTGCCCCGGAAGTGGACGGCACGCCGCGGCGGGGTGGGTGCAAGATGCCGCTGCCGGTTCAGGTGTTTAACTTGCAGGTAACGAGCCGAGGTCGCCCTGGGCCTCCGCGCCCCCGCGCCCCCCGCCACTGGGGCCGGGCTGAGGTCGAGCAGGGGCGCGGGGCCTGCGCCTGGAGTCGGCCGGGCACGCTCCGTGCCGGGCCTCCGCGGGCAGCGCGCGTCGGGGGCTGCAGGGCTGAGGGCGCGTCTCCGCCGTGGCTGCGCGCTGCGATCGGGGGCCGCCGGGCCGCGCCCGCCCCGCCTCCCCTCCCAGCAGCTCACGGGAGAGGTTCCCGGCCGCCCCGACGCTAACGCTCTTTCTCCCTTCAGCAGCCAGCCAGCTCTGTGTCAGGGTCGGGGGGTGCAGAAAGTCAGGACAGAATGAGGGATAGCTCGGCCCCCAGCTCGGCCTCCTCGTCAGTGACAGATCTGTACTGCACCCCTCACAGCAGTAGGTCAGACCTCGTCCTGCCCGGCACGGCCGGGGACTTCAGCCTGAGCGCCAGCCTGTCGGCCTGTACGCTGCTCTACGAGGTACCTTCCAGGACAGGGACCCCCGAGCGAGGGAGGGGGGAGCAGGGCCCCGGCCGCCCCTGCTGTGGCTGGGCCCCTGCTGCTCTGCTGGCCGAGGACAGGGACGCAGTGCCAAGCGCAGGAGGGGAGGGAGCCCCGGTGGGCCCGGGGCCTGCGGAGGGAGCCGAGCTCTTGTTGCTTTTCCCGAAGGAGCGCGGGAGGCCCAACGGGTCCGGCAGGTGCCCGGCACAGCGGCTTTTCCAGCCTGTTTTGTTTTAAGCCGAGATCCTGGCTTCTCTGTGTCTCCCAGCTGGGGGCCATGAGGCTCCCTGAGATGACTCTTTTCCCCTTCTCCCAACCCCGTGGCGTGACTCTCAGCC containing:
- the RFNG gene encoding beta-1,3-N-acetylglucosaminyltransferase radical fringe; its protein translation is MSRARGALCRACLALAAALAALLLLPLPLPRAPAPARTPAPAPRAPPSRPAAPSLRPDDVFIAVKTTRKNHGPRLRLLLRTWISRARRQTFIFTDGDDPELELQGGGRVINTNCSAVRTRQALCCKMSVEYDKFIESGRKWFCHVDDDNYVNPRSLLHLLSSFSPSQDVYLGRPSLDHPIEATERVQGGRTVTTVKFWFATGGAGFCLSRGLALKMSPWASLGSFMSTAEQVRLPDDCTVGYIVEGLLGARLLHSALFHSHLENLQRLPPDTLLQQVTLSYGGPENPHNVVNVAGGFSLHQDPTRFKSIHCLLYPDTDWCPRQKQGAPTSR